A single genomic interval of Gossypium raimondii isolate GPD5lz chromosome 11, ASM2569854v1, whole genome shotgun sequence harbors:
- the LOC105804619 gene encoding uncharacterized protein LOC105804619, with protein MEDLSKYAHSPAHLAVARRDYAGLRRIISTLPRLAKAGEVNTEAESLEAEERADAVSSVIDRRDVPGRETPLHLAVRLRDPISAEILMVAGADWSLQNEQGWSALQEAVCTREEAIAMTIARHYQPLAWAKWCRRLPRIVASAARIRDFYMEMSFHFESSVIPFIGRIAPSDTYRIWKRGSNLRADMTLAGFDGFRIQRSDQTFLFLGEGYTSEDGNLSLPAGSLIVLSHKEKEVTNALEGAGAQPTESEIAHEVQMMSQTNMYRPGIDVTQAELVPHLNWRRQERSEMVGNWKAKIYDMLHVTVSVKSRRVPGAMTDEELFSVDDEERMANSGEHDEYDDVLTAEERMQLNSALRMGNSDGVCDDDEHEVVDCQENGSAGGYENCESNGVAKEKKSWFGWNKKGSKNNDDPDDSKIGKFSKSAPEGSNQRQVDNHRSSSEFAKEDAVDGKKRKDKSSKKKKKKGGNSDDKHESEYKKGLRPVLWLTPDFPLKTEELLPLLDILANKVKAIRRLRELLTTKLPSGTFPVKVAIPIVPTIRVLVTFTKFEELQPMEEFATPPSSPVHFQDAKSKESEGSTSWISWMRGSRGGQSSDSDSHRYRDEVDPFNIPTDYTWVDANEKKRRMKAKKAKSKKHKRQAAAAKGGDGGQQQVNEAVEE; from the exons ATGGAGGATCTTTCCAAGTATGCCCATAGTCCAGCTCATTTAGCTGTTGCCCGCCGTGACTATGCTGGGCTTAGGCGCATTATCTCAACACTCCCTCGGCTTGCCAAGGCTGGCGAGGTTAATACTGAAGCTGAATCTCTTGAGGCTGAGGAACGGGCTGATGCTGTCTCGTCTGTCATAGATCGTCGTGATGTCCCAGGTAGGGAGACTCCGCTGCATTTAGCAGTGCGATTGAGAGATCCGATCTCAGCGGAGATTTTGATGGTGGCTGGAGCAGATTGGAGTCTTCAGAATGAGCAGGGTTGGAGTGCTTTGCAAGAAGCGGTTTGCACAAGGGAAGAGGCAATCGCCATGACTATTGCTCGACACTACCAGCCGCTTGCCTGGGCAAAATGGTGTCGCAGACTTCCCAGGATTGTTGCCTCAGCAGCTCGTATCCGTGATTTTTACATGGAGATGTCttttcattttgaaagttcaGTCATTCCATTTATTGGACGCATTGCACCATCAGACACTTACCGCATTTGGAAGCGGGGTTCAAATCTTCGTGCTGATATGACACTTGCTGGATTTGATGGGTTCCGCATTCAAAGATCAGACCAAACATTTCTCTTTCTAGGGGAAGGCTACACTTCTGAGGATGGGAATCTTTCTCTTCCTGCAGGCTCTTTGATTGTTCTTTCTCATAAGGAAAAGGAAGTTACAAATGCCTTAGAGGGGGCTGGTGCACAACCAACTGAATCAGAAATCGCTCATGAAGTGCAAATGATGTCTCAAACTAATATGTATAGGCCTGGTATTGATGTCACTCAGGCTGAGCTTGTTCCTCATTTGAATTGGAGGCGACAAGAGAGAAGTGAGATGGTTGGAAACTGGAAGGCTAAAATTTATGATATGCTTCATGTGACAGTCAGTGTGAAGTCAAGGAGAGTTCCTGGTGCAATGACTGATGAAGAGCTTTTTTCTGTGGATGATGAAGAAAGGATGGCAAATAGCGGTGAACATGACGAGTATGATGATGTATTGACAGCTGAGGAAAGGATGCAGTTGAATTCGGCTCTTCGTATGGGAAATTCAGATGGTGTTTGTGATGATGATGAGCATGAAGTTGTCGACTGTCAAGAAAATGGTTCAGCAGGTGGCTATGAAAATTGTGAATCAAATGGTGTTGCTAAGGAGAAGAAGAGCTGGTTTGGCTGGAATAAGAAAGGCTCAAAGAACAATGATGATCCTGATGATTCAAAGATTGGAAAGTTCTCAAAATCGGCTCCTGAAGGTAGCAATCAGAGACAAGTTGATAATCATAGATCATCATCTGAATTTGCGAAGGAAGATGCTGTCGATGGCAAGAAGCGTAAAGATAAAAGCagcaagaagaagaagaagaaaggggGCAATAGTGATGATAAACATGAAAGTGAGTATAAGAAGGGTTTGAGACCTGTTTTGTGGTTAACACCAGATTTCCCTTTAAAGACAGAGGAACTCCTGCCTCTACTTGACATATTAGCCAACAAAGTCAAGGCTATAAGGAGATTAAGGGAGCTTTTAACAACTAAACTGCCATCGGGCACATTTCCAGTCAAG GTTGCCATCCCTATTGTCCCAACTATTCGAGTCCTTGTCACTTTCACTAAATTTGAGGAGCTTCAGCCGATGGAGGAGTTTGCAACACCTCCTTCCAGCCCGGTTCATTTCCAGGATGCCAAGTCAAAAGAATCAGAGGGTTCAACATCATGGATTTCGTGGATGAGAGGGAGTCGTGGTGGCCAGTCAAGTGATAGTGATAGCCACCGGTATAGGGACGAGGTTGATCCTTTCAACATACCAACCGACTATACGTGGGTTGATGCGAACGAGAAAAAACGTCGCATGAAAGCTAAGAAAGCCAAAAGCAAGAAGCACAAAAGGCAGGCAGCAGCAGCCAAAGGCGGGGATGGAGGTCAGCAGCAGGTGAACGAAGCGGTGGAAGAATAA